The following are encoded in a window of Arthrobacter sp. OAP107 genomic DNA:
- a CDS encoding extracellular solute-binding protein has translation MNGTRGQVRAGVLAAVSLAAALLVSCTPGNGQPPAPTQDIDHHNITVWTMETLPDRMAKLRLVIEDFTAATGVSADLVGVPPHRFNQVMTSSAASGDLPDVMASLSLGQVRTMATSGHIDYKTNAAIVQSLGEQTWAARSLELTRDNGRQLAVPGSAWHQLIYYRKDLFAQAGLEAPRTYADIVAAAGKLDSPELAGIVAANKAGQTFTQQSFEHIALGNGCEMVDPKGVVVFDSPQCVAALSFYRDLLKNYSVPGIQDIDTVRSAYFAGKAAMAVWPTNMLDELAGTRTDARPSCPECADDPLFLARNTGVVAGLQGPDGQRPAHFGEVMSWTVTADSDAEPARRFVEYFLTDGYADWLAIAPEERVPVRSGSTAKPAEYAEAWMSAPVANGRTEQLNSVYAKDDLSTLLQASHDLKHWGIARGLGDLAGAALAELPIARAVSDVAAGRAQPEGAVTKAAASLRSILKSLK, from the coding sequence GTGAATGGGACCAGAGGCCAGGTCAGGGCGGGCGTTCTAGCGGCGGTGTCCCTGGCAGCGGCCCTCCTGGTGTCCTGCACGCCCGGCAACGGCCAGCCACCCGCGCCCACACAGGACATCGACCACCACAACATCACCGTCTGGACCATGGAGACGCTCCCGGACCGGATGGCCAAGCTTCGCCTCGTAATCGAGGATTTCACCGCGGCCACAGGAGTTAGCGCCGACCTGGTCGGTGTTCCTCCGCACCGCTTCAACCAGGTCATGACGTCCTCGGCTGCCTCCGGAGACCTTCCGGACGTGATGGCTTCCTTGTCGCTGGGACAGGTCCGGACCATGGCGACTTCCGGCCACATCGACTACAAGACAAATGCGGCCATCGTGCAAAGCCTGGGCGAGCAAACGTGGGCCGCGCGGTCACTCGAACTGACACGCGACAACGGCCGGCAGCTGGCCGTGCCGGGTTCCGCATGGCACCAGCTGATCTACTACCGCAAGGACCTCTTCGCCCAAGCCGGGTTGGAGGCACCCCGGACGTATGCGGACATCGTTGCCGCGGCCGGGAAGCTGGATTCACCGGAGCTGGCGGGAATTGTTGCGGCCAACAAGGCCGGCCAGACATTCACGCAGCAGTCCTTTGAGCACATTGCGCTGGGAAACGGCTGCGAGATGGTGGATCCCAAGGGCGTCGTCGTGTTCGACAGTCCCCAGTGCGTTGCGGCGCTCAGCTTCTACCGCGACCTGCTCAAAAACTATTCCGTGCCGGGCATACAAGACATCGATACGGTCCGGTCCGCCTACTTCGCCGGGAAGGCTGCCATGGCCGTCTGGCCGACGAACATGCTGGACGAGCTGGCCGGCACCCGGACCGATGCGCGGCCCAGCTGCCCCGAATGCGCCGACGACCCGCTGTTCCTGGCGCGGAACACCGGAGTTGTGGCTGGCCTCCAGGGGCCGGACGGGCAACGGCCGGCACACTTCGGCGAAGTGATGTCGTGGACGGTGACGGCTGATTCCGACGCCGAACCCGCACGCCGCTTCGTGGAGTACTTCCTGACCGACGGCTATGCCGACTGGCTCGCGATTGCCCCGGAGGAGCGCGTGCCGGTGCGCTCGGGCAGCACTGCGAAGCCGGCCGAGTATGCGGAGGCCTGGATGTCCGCCCCCGTGGCCAACGGCAGGACAGAGCAACTCAACAGCGTCTATGCCAAGGATGACCTCTCCACCCTGCTGCAGGCATCCCATGACCTGAAGCACTGGGGGATTGCCCGGGGCCTCGGCGACCTTGCCGGAGCTGCGCTGGCTGAGCTGCCCATCGCCAGGGCGGTCAGCGACGTCGCAGCGGGCCGCGCCCAGCCGGAGGGCGCAGTTACGAAGGCCGCCGCGTCGCTGCGTTCCATCCTGAAGTCGCTCAAGTGA
- a CDS encoding low molecular weight phosphatase family protein — protein MESPSPVRILTVCTGNICRSPVAERLLQAGLDQVLPGGFEVRSAGTRALVGDPVQPLSADIIHTFGGTADGFAARQLSGKILRNVDLVLTMTSGHRGEVLQLDASLLKRTFTIREFARMLDVLEEREGQAPQGGRLNGERLAANTRLWRKLPARAASVRHLALAPDAADNDVVDPYRRSADYYRQMEDELAPAIISILRFARLNAPS, from the coding sequence GTGGAATCGCCTTCGCCAGTCCGAATCCTGACCGTCTGCACGGGCAACATTTGCCGTTCCCCCGTGGCGGAGCGCCTGCTTCAGGCCGGCCTGGACCAGGTGCTTCCCGGCGGCTTCGAGGTGCGCAGCGCCGGAACCCGGGCCCTGGTGGGCGACCCCGTCCAGCCGCTCTCTGCGGACATCATCCACACCTTCGGCGGCACGGCGGACGGCTTCGCAGCACGACAGCTGTCCGGCAAGATCCTCCGGAACGTGGACCTGGTCCTCACCATGACCTCCGGTCACCGGGGCGAGGTGCTGCAGCTGGATGCTTCGCTGCTGAAGCGCACCTTCACCATCCGTGAGTTTGCCCGGATGCTCGACGTCCTGGAGGAGCGTGAAGGCCAGGCGCCCCAGGGCGGCCGCCTCAACGGCGAACGGCTCGCTGCCAACACCAGGCTCTGGCGCAAGCTTCCCGCCAGGGCAGCCTCGGTCCGCCATCTCGCGCTGGCCCCCGATGCCGCGGACAACGACGTCGTTGACCCCTACCGCCGCAGCGCGGACTATTACCGGCAAATGGAGGACGAACTGGCCCCGGCGATCATCTCCATCCTTCGTTTCGCCCGGCTGAACGCACCCTCATAA
- a CDS encoding DUF6766 family protein, whose amino-acid sequence MKKALRNNGLSLFFGLIFLLALLGQALTGHALFNQEQVASGLEEISFGQYLTSSNFAVDVSENWQSEYLQFLLYIFATIWLVQKGSPESKELNESGPESDREQLVGEFSNAKSPKWARVSGWRRTVYSNSLGVTMGLIFLLSWLAQSIAGSSNYNQEQIKNFQQPVSWAEYIVSPEFWNRTLQNWQSEFLAVGSMVVLSIYLRQRGSPESKPVGSAHDDTGTTG is encoded by the coding sequence GTGAAAAAGGCACTCAGAAACAACGGCCTCAGCCTCTTCTTCGGCCTGATTTTCCTCCTGGCCCTGCTGGGTCAGGCACTCACCGGCCATGCCCTCTTTAACCAGGAGCAGGTGGCCTCCGGACTGGAGGAGATCAGCTTCGGACAGTACCTGACGTCGTCGAACTTCGCCGTGGACGTCTCGGAAAACTGGCAGTCCGAATACCTGCAGTTTCTGCTGTACATCTTCGCGACCATCTGGCTCGTACAGAAGGGATCCCCCGAGTCCAAGGAACTGAACGAGTCCGGCCCGGAGTCGGACAGGGAGCAGCTGGTGGGCGAGTTCAGCAACGCCAAGTCACCCAAGTGGGCCCGCGTTTCCGGCTGGCGGCGCACCGTCTACTCCAACTCGCTGGGGGTGACGATGGGGCTGATCTTCCTCCTGTCGTGGCTGGCCCAGTCCATCGCCGGAAGCAGCAACTACAACCAGGAGCAGATCAAGAACTTCCAGCAGCCCGTCAGCTGGGCGGAGTACATCGTCTCGCCTGAGTTCTGGAACCGTACCCTGCAGAACTGGCAGTCCGAGTTTCTCGCTGTCGGTTCCATGGTGGTCCTCTCGATCTACCTCCGCCAGCGCGGCTCACCCGAGTCCAAGCCCGTGGGTTCGGCGCACGACGACACGGGCACCACGGGCTAG
- a CDS encoding universal stress protein, whose translation MAALMNEPAKKAGLPGGEGEFVPQRIAGPVVAGVVPGQPPAVVQSAAQLAYSLNVKLICAYVDITSYLSNERDDQDLLQTAGQEGAVDDVEQTSARLREHLQAVLGKAGIRWSLLTLVGEPARALARLADSADASVIVVGTREGSVGARLEQVLLGSVAGHLTHWQTRPVVVVPLAPQRRHRPKEDA comes from the coding sequence ATGGCAGCACTCATGAACGAGCCAGCGAAGAAGGCCGGGCTTCCAGGCGGTGAGGGCGAATTCGTCCCCCAGCGGATTGCCGGCCCGGTGGTGGCCGGCGTCGTGCCCGGGCAACCGCCCGCCGTCGTGCAAAGCGCCGCCCAGCTGGCCTACTCCCTGAACGTCAAGCTCATTTGTGCCTATGTGGACATCACCTCCTACCTCAGCAACGAGCGTGACGACCAGGACCTTCTGCAAACCGCGGGCCAGGAGGGAGCCGTTGACGACGTCGAGCAAACCAGCGCACGCCTCAGGGAGCACCTGCAGGCTGTCCTCGGCAAGGCCGGGATCCGCTGGTCGCTGCTGACCCTGGTGGGCGAACCCGCGCGGGCGCTGGCCCGGCTGGCCGATTCTGCGGATGCCTCGGTCATTGTGGTGGGCACGCGCGAAGGCAGCGTGGGCGCCCGGCTGGAGCAGGTGCTGCTCGGCTCGGTGGCCGGCCACCTGACACACTGGCAGACCCGGCCGGTGGTTGTTGTTCCGCTCGCCCCGCAGCGCCGGCACCGCCCGAAGGAGGACGCGTGA
- a CDS encoding DUF6221 family protein: MADLIDFLEARIAEDEADARRGLETEGSAGPAVGWFHPGRVLSECAAKRKILGNVPLVTDVPTAIGATSEYVLMSLAAVYKDHPDYQEGWAVDGL, from the coding sequence ATGGCCGACCTGATCGATTTTCTGGAAGCGCGGATCGCTGAGGACGAGGCGGATGCCCGGCGGGGGCTGGAGACGGAGGGATCGGCGGGACCCGCCGTCGGGTGGTTCCATCCCGGACGCGTGCTTTCAGAATGCGCGGCCAAGCGGAAGATCCTGGGCAACGTCCCGCTGGTCACCGATGTTCCCACCGCCATCGGTGCCACGAGCGAGTATGTCCTGATGTCCCTCGCTGCCGTTTACAAGGACCATCCGGATTACCAGGAAGGCTGGGCCGTCGACGGGCTGTGA
- a CDS encoding histidine phosphatase family protein: MPAAWTAGAVELILIRHGESQGNVAATDATVSGAEVIPVPARDADVELSSTGREQVTALGRALAAVPEDRRPDVVISSPYMRAYQTAEIAVETAGWPVPVRSDERLRDRELGILDMLTAFGVETRLPQEAERRRWLGKFYYRPPGGESWADVALRLRSVIGELNALGSGHRVMLVCHDAVVMLFRYILEGMSERELLDVAASTPVLNASLTRYVRPEGVGPWTLESFNVAEHLMEQGVEVTEHAGDANVHPR; this comes from the coding sequence GTGCCCGCGGCGTGGACCGCAGGCGCCGTCGAACTCATCCTCATCCGGCACGGCGAGAGCCAGGGCAACGTTGCCGCTACCGACGCCACGGTTTCCGGCGCCGAGGTGATCCCGGTCCCGGCCCGTGACGCCGACGTCGAGCTCTCCTCCACAGGCCGGGAGCAGGTGACGGCGCTGGGCCGCGCCCTGGCGGCGGTACCGGAGGACCGGCGGCCGGACGTCGTCATCTCCTCGCCCTACATGCGCGCCTACCAGACGGCCGAGATCGCGGTGGAGACGGCGGGCTGGCCCGTCCCCGTGCGCTCGGATGAGCGCCTCCGCGACCGTGAGCTGGGCATCCTGGACATGCTCACCGCCTTTGGCGTGGAAACCCGTCTTCCCCAGGAGGCAGAACGACGGCGGTGGCTGGGCAAGTTCTATTACCGCCCGCCGGGCGGGGAATCGTGGGCGGACGTGGCGCTGCGGCTCCGCTCGGTGATCGGCGAACTGAATGCGCTGGGCAGCGGCCACCGGGTGATGCTGGTGTGCCACGACGCCGTCGTCATGCTGTTCCGCTACATCCTCGAAGGCATGTCCGAACGGGAGCTCCTGGACGTGGCAGCCAGCACACCGGTCCTGAACGCATCGCTGACACGGTATGTGCGGCCGGAGGGTGTGGGGCCGTGGACACTGGAGAGCTTCAACGTGGCCGAGCACCTCATGGAGCAGGGCGTCGAAGTGACCGAACATGCCGGGGACGCCAATGTCCACCCGCGCTGA
- a CDS encoding GAF and ANTAR domain-containing protein translates to MAAESGHLPTSGQNQAPTPEQLQDLLLKSPGFDEFLLELTVFSASKLAAPEPMLCAITVERDGRPVTVASSSDKARQMDEKQYGFDDGPCLTALREGRTVLVEDLGTSARWQRYSQAVTNEGVRSVLAVPIDAGPSAAAALNCYALSTSTFGAANVSAVESYSASLSRILRLALRVHRLPAPQDGLHTALQSRAVIDAALSLVMAQTRGSREEAAKLLHEMARSSKQQLKQIANDILNGAALPDPSADGGPRQ, encoded by the coding sequence ATGGCCGCTGAGTCAGGCCATCTGCCGACATCCGGGCAAAATCAGGCACCCACGCCCGAGCAGCTGCAGGACCTGCTGCTGAAAAGTCCCGGGTTTGACGAATTCCTGCTTGAGCTGACCGTTTTCTCGGCATCGAAGCTCGCAGCACCGGAACCGATGCTGTGTGCGATTACCGTCGAGCGCGACGGCCGGCCTGTCACCGTGGCCAGCAGCAGCGATAAAGCCAGGCAGATGGATGAAAAGCAGTACGGGTTCGACGACGGCCCCTGCCTGACGGCACTGAGGGAAGGCCGGACCGTTCTGGTCGAGGACCTTGGAACGTCGGCGAGGTGGCAGCGTTACTCACAGGCGGTGACCAATGAAGGGGTTCGGTCAGTCCTTGCAGTTCCCATTGACGCAGGGCCCAGCGCTGCAGCCGCCTTGAACTGCTACGCCCTGAGCACCTCCACGTTCGGCGCCGCGAATGTATCGGCAGTGGAATCCTACAGCGCGTCGCTGTCCCGTATCCTCCGCCTGGCGCTTCGCGTACACCGCCTACCCGCGCCTCAGGACGGCCTGCACACGGCCCTGCAGTCCCGGGCGGTAATCGACGCGGCCCTGAGCCTCGTCATGGCCCAGACCCGCGGGAGCAGGGAAGAAGCCGCCAAGCTACTGCATGAAATGGCACGGTCAAGCAAGCAGCAACTGAAACAGATCGCCAATGACATCCTCAACGGTGCCGCGCTCCCGGATCCCTCCGCTGATGGCGGGCCCCGTCAGTAA
- a CDS encoding ADP/ATP-dependent (S)-NAD(P)H-hydrate dehydratase, with protein MSTRAEPTDTAADDSAKTAATLITPTLLRGWPLPSAGSDKYSRGAVLVIGGGRRTPGAALLAGTAALRAGAGRVTLAVAESVAVQLAVTLPEAGVIGLPQSTGGSVGDAGLEKLLPDFDAADSVLVGPGLDDIGQTEALLRGLLQHESTRDPGQGTGPTVLLDAYALGALPRLADELVPWAGRLILTPNPTEAAILLGRDTGDLAADVVELAAKYRAVVSCQGVIAGPRAVGNPDGGSPDGGSPAADFPDTGDHWEITTGYGGLGTSGSGDILAGAIAGLRARGTSDAQAACWGTHLHAAAGDRLASRVGSLGYLARELADELPPLMMELGT; from the coding sequence ATGTCCACCCGCGCTGAGCCCACTGACACTGCCGCCGACGACTCCGCCAAGACTGCCGCCACCCTGATCACGCCGACGCTCCTGCGTGGCTGGCCGCTGCCCTCGGCAGGGTCTGACAAATACTCCCGCGGCGCGGTGCTGGTCATCGGAGGCGGCCGGCGCACACCGGGTGCCGCGCTGCTCGCCGGCACAGCCGCACTTCGCGCCGGAGCGGGCCGGGTGACCCTGGCCGTGGCGGAATCGGTGGCCGTCCAGCTGGCCGTGACGCTGCCGGAAGCGGGGGTGATCGGGCTGCCCCAGTCCACGGGCGGTTCCGTGGGTGACGCCGGGCTCGAGAAGCTGCTGCCGGACTTCGATGCTGCAGATTCCGTGCTGGTCGGCCCCGGCCTGGACGACATCGGGCAGACCGAGGCGCTGCTCCGTGGATTGCTGCAGCATGAGTCCACACGGGATCCGGGCCAGGGTACTGGTCCGACTGTGTTGCTCGATGCCTATGCATTGGGCGCCCTCCCCCGGCTGGCTGATGAGCTGGTGCCGTGGGCGGGCCGGCTGATCCTCACGCCGAACCCCACCGAGGCCGCGATCCTGCTCGGACGGGACACCGGGGATTTGGCGGCCGACGTCGTCGAACTCGCCGCAAAGTACCGCGCCGTGGTGAGCTGCCAGGGCGTGATTGCCGGGCCACGCGCCGTGGGCAATCCCGACGGCGGTTCTCCCGACGGCGGCTCCCCCGCCGCTGATTTCCCGGACACTGGAGACCATTGGGAAATCACCACCGGCTACGGCGGGCTGGGAACTTCCGGTAGCGGGGACATTCTTGCCGGCGCAATCGCCGGGCTCCGGGCACGGGGAACCAGCGATGCCCAGGCCGCCTGCTGGGGCACCCACCTTCACGCAGCGGCGGGCGACAGGCTCGCAAGCCGGGTGGGCAGCCTCGGCTACCTGGCGCGGGAACTGGCCGACGAACTGCCGCCGCTCATGATGGAACTGGGCACGTAG
- a CDS encoding alkaline phosphatase family protein, whose amino-acid sequence MINLENKSFRDVWNDQSDAEYLSRTLRPQGVLLNRYYAVGHSSLPNYIAQISGQGPNPATEGDCPMYKAFDSAGTGSLGQEQGSGCVYPGSVQTVAGQLAAAGKTWKAYMEDMGDPCRHPDPGARDQDHAAQEGDQYATRHNPFVYFTAITSSPECRRNDVDFSHLAADLKSVATTRNLSYISPNLCNDGHDSPCVDGREGGLVSADVWLRKHVPEIMASPAYKQDGMLVITFDEAEGKESADAALPGGAAGGLIGTLVLSPLARAGTTSDRLYNHYSLLASIEDAFGLPYLGNAAAPGLNRFGSDVFSR is encoded by the coding sequence GTGATCAATCTGGAGAACAAGTCCTTCCGCGACGTCTGGAACGACCAGTCTGACGCGGAATATCTGTCCCGGACCCTGCGTCCGCAGGGCGTGCTGCTGAACCGGTATTACGCCGTCGGGCATTCGTCCCTTCCCAACTACATCGCCCAGATCTCGGGGCAGGGCCCTAACCCCGCCACAGAAGGCGACTGCCCCATGTATAAGGCGTTCGACTCGGCCGGCACTGGGTCGCTGGGGCAGGAGCAGGGCAGTGGCTGCGTGTACCCCGGGTCGGTGCAGACGGTTGCGGGCCAGTTGGCTGCCGCCGGCAAGACCTGGAAAGCGTACATGGAGGACATGGGCGATCCCTGCCGCCATCCGGATCCGGGCGCCAGGGATCAGGACCACGCTGCCCAAGAGGGCGACCAGTACGCCACGCGGCACAACCCGTTCGTGTACTTCACCGCGATCACGTCCTCACCCGAGTGCCGGCGCAACGACGTCGACTTCTCCCATCTCGCCGCCGATCTCAAGAGCGTGGCAACAACACGGAACCTGTCCTACATCAGCCCCAATCTGTGCAACGACGGGCATGACAGCCCCTGCGTAGACGGGCGGGAGGGCGGTCTGGTCTCGGCCGACGTATGGCTCCGCAAGCATGTTCCGGAGATCATGGCTTCCCCGGCGTACAAGCAGGACGGGATGCTGGTCATCACCTTCGACGAGGCAGAAGGGAAGGAAAGTGCGGATGCGGCGCTGCCCGGGGGAGCGGCGGGCGGACTGATTGGGACGCTGGTGCTGTCACCGCTGGCCAGGGCCGGCACCACCTCGGACCGTCTGTACAACCACTACAGTCTGCTGGCCAGCATTGAGGATGCTTTCGGGCTGCCCTACCTGGGGAACGCCGCCGCGCCCGGGCTGAACCGCTTCGGATCCGATGTCTTCAGCCGCTGA
- a CDS encoding LCP family protein, with translation MKSRNSPGAGGNGDPAPGANGGAKPKRTIRNVVLAALLGIALVAGGFLFSLAQIWNTQTAKTEISAAPESPTQTATTKPPPTKKPAPKAVQPPPPPALPMNILLIGSDHRKGDAPAPNGLPNQRADVLMLVHLAADGKHAYGISLMRDLWVTVPGYGEAKINSSLEQGGMPLAVRTVESLFGQRIQHAVMIDFEGFRGITEALGGVDVNNPVEFTASFDTHQHFPAGINKLEGQRALEFVRERYSFADGDFHRVANQQLFLRSTLAKLLSARTLTNPVTLYKLVNTASKYITVDKGLNATALASLVYSLRNVRMQDAVFFTLPTAGFGTSTDGQSIILPDYGAAAAVGAALGKDRVGQYAATLGK, from the coding sequence ATGAAATCCCGGAACAGTCCGGGAGCCGGGGGCAACGGCGACCCCGCTCCAGGTGCCAATGGCGGCGCCAAACCCAAGAGGACCATACGCAACGTAGTTTTGGCGGCGCTGCTCGGGATTGCCCTGGTGGCCGGCGGCTTCCTGTTCAGCCTGGCCCAGATCTGGAATACCCAGACCGCCAAGACGGAAATCAGCGCGGCCCCCGAAAGTCCCACCCAGACGGCAACCACCAAGCCCCCGCCCACCAAGAAGCCGGCGCCCAAAGCGGTGCAACCGCCACCGCCGCCCGCGCTGCCCATGAACATCCTGCTGATCGGCAGCGATCACCGCAAGGGTGACGCCCCGGCGCCGAACGGCCTGCCGAACCAGCGCGCGGACGTCCTCATGCTGGTGCACCTGGCGGCCGACGGAAAGCACGCCTACGGCATCTCGCTCATGCGTGACCTATGGGTGACGGTCCCCGGGTACGGCGAAGCCAAGATCAACTCCTCGCTCGAGCAGGGCGGCATGCCGCTTGCGGTGAGGACCGTGGAATCCCTGTTCGGGCAGAGGATCCAGCACGCCGTCATGATCGATTTCGAAGGCTTTAGGGGCATCACAGAGGCGCTCGGCGGCGTGGACGTCAACAATCCGGTGGAGTTCACGGCCAGCTTCGACACGCACCAGCACTTCCCCGCCGGCATCAACAAACTGGAGGGCCAGCGTGCCCTCGAGTTCGTCCGCGAGCGCTACTCGTTTGCCGACGGCGACTTCCACCGCGTCGCGAACCAGCAGCTGTTCCTGCGCTCCACCCTGGCCAAGCTGCTCTCCGCCCGCACGCTGACCAACCCGGTGACGCTGTACAAGCTGGTCAATACGGCGTCGAAGTACATCACCGTGGACAAGGGGCTGAACGCGACCGCCCTGGCCAGCCTCGTGTACAGCCTGCGGAATGTCCGGATGCAGGACGCGGTGTTCTTCACGCTTCCGACGGCGGGATTCGGGACCAGCACCGACGGACAGTCGATCATCCTGCCGGACTACGGCGCCGCCGCCGCTGTGGGCGCTGCCCTGGGGAAGGACCGGGTGGGACAGTACGCCGCGACGCTTGGGAAGTGA
- a CDS encoding Rho termination factor N-terminal domain-containing protein: MSDEPGNQTPDTPNVSESELREMKVDQLRQEAKDENISGSSGMRKEELVREVANARSQGADNSEGGAESDPDDLGAGPEGGKIRHGDASSSSLKYSQEVTSTEDEPEREGRSLATTHHEVIRQWAEERGGVPATVEGTEHGDHLGVLRIDFGGDDTNLRRVSWEEWFKTFDGRHLNFIYQEQRTDGTQSNFFRLENPEREDA; the protein is encoded by the coding sequence ATGAGTGATGAGCCGGGTAACCAGACGCCGGACACCCCCAATGTCAGCGAAAGCGAGCTGCGGGAGATGAAGGTGGATCAGCTCCGCCAGGAGGCGAAGGACGAGAACATCAGCGGATCTTCCGGCATGCGGAAGGAGGAACTGGTGAGGGAAGTTGCCAACGCCCGGTCCCAGGGCGCAGACAACAGCGAAGGCGGCGCCGAATCCGACCCCGATGATCTGGGCGCCGGGCCGGAAGGCGGCAAGATCCGGCACGGGGACGCCTCATCCAGCTCACTGAAGTATTCGCAGGAGGTCACCTCCACTGAGGATGAACCCGAACGAGAGGGCCGCAGCCTCGCCACGACCCACCACGAGGTCATCAGGCAGTGGGCCGAAGAGCGCGGCGGAGTTCCGGCCACGGTTGAAGGTACGGAACACGGTGATCATCTGGGCGTGCTGCGGATAGATTTTGGCGGCGACGACACCAATCTGCGCCGTGTGAGCTGGGAGGAATGGTTCAAAACTTTTGACGGGCGTCATCTCAATTTCATCTACCAGGAACAGCGCACTGACGGAACGCAGTCCAACTTCTTCCGGCTAGAAAATCCGGAACGTGAAGACGCCTAG
- a CDS encoding GAF and ANTAR domain-containing protein, which produces MAGELPEIFARVTGLLLTEPAVDRAVANIAQAAHESLAGSVGAGATLFDDQGRPTSTASTNSLVKQADQLQYDLGEGPCLAAWASAQAVVVDDLRREHRWQEWARASAPLGLLSCISVPLLLPDATGNGTAEAIGALKVYADTAHAFDQHSQQVLALLAQPAALMLSNIHTRERAAQLSESLKGALHSRSLIDMAKGALMERLQVNEREAMQAMISRARTENLLLSELAQGIIAPATDLGPQAP; this is translated from the coding sequence ATGGCAGGCGAGCTGCCCGAGATCTTCGCCCGGGTCACGGGCCTGCTCCTCACGGAACCAGCGGTTGACCGGGCTGTGGCCAACATAGCCCAAGCCGCTCATGAAAGCCTGGCCGGCAGCGTGGGCGCAGGGGCTACACTCTTCGACGACCAGGGCCGGCCAACCAGCACAGCTTCCACAAACAGCCTTGTGAAGCAGGCGGACCAACTGCAGTACGACCTCGGAGAGGGACCATGCCTTGCAGCCTGGGCCAGCGCCCAAGCAGTCGTTGTGGATGACCTTCGCCGGGAGCACCGCTGGCAGGAGTGGGCCAGAGCCAGTGCCCCGCTCGGATTGCTGTCCTGTATCAGTGTCCCTCTCCTGCTGCCGGACGCCACAGGAAACGGAACTGCCGAGGCCATCGGAGCCCTGAAGGTCTACGCAGATACGGCCCACGCCTTTGATCAGCACAGCCAACAGGTCCTGGCACTCCTCGCCCAGCCCGCAGCACTCATGCTGTCCAACATCCACACCAGGGAACGGGCCGCGCAGCTCAGCGAATCCCTCAAGGGCGCACTGCACAGCCGGAGCCTGATCGACATGGCCAAGGGTGCCCTCATGGAACGGCTCCAGGTGAACGAAAGGGAAGCCATGCAGGCCATGATCAGCCGCGCCCGCACGGAAAACCTGCTGCTGAGCGAGCTGGCCCAAGGGATCATAGCTCCGGCAACGGACCTCGGCCCGCAGGCGCCATGA
- a CDS encoding DUF3618 domain-containing protein — translation MSENPDAIRADIEATRARLGTNVDAVADKVTPSNIVHRQTGKVRDAVFGVKEKVMGTAEHTTHSATGSLHHAAHSTTSGMHQATDAAGNALHDAGEKIADAPQQVAAKTQGNPLAAGLIAFGAGLLVSSLIPPSEKEREAADALKTAAEPVTTQLTEAAKDMAQGWKEPAQEAMENVKATATDAAQHVKDEGQTAAQDVKATATDAKDRVQNT, via the coding sequence ATGAGTGAGAACCCGGACGCCATCCGCGCCGACATCGAAGCCACCCGCGCCCGCCTCGGCACCAACGTGGACGCCGTCGCCGACAAAGTCACCCCCTCCAACATCGTCCACCGCCAGACCGGCAAAGTCAGGGACGCCGTCTTCGGAGTCAAGGAGAAAGTCATGGGCACCGCCGAGCACACCACCCACAGCGCCACCGGCAGCCTGCACCACGCCGCCCACTCCACCACCAGCGGAATGCACCAGGCCACCGACGCCGCCGGCAACGCTCTGCACGACGCCGGCGAGAAAATCGCCGACGCACCCCAGCAGGTCGCCGCCAAAACCCAGGGCAACCCCCTCGCCGCCGGGCTGATCGCGTTCGGCGCCGGGCTCCTCGTCTCCTCCCTCATCCCCCCGAGCGAAAAGGAACGCGAAGCCGCCGACGCCCTCAAGACCGCGGCCGAACCGGTCACCACCCAACTCACCGAAGCCGCCAAGGACATGGCCCAAGGCTGGAAAGAACCCGCCCAGGAAGCCATGGAAAACGTCAAGGCCACCGCCACCGACGCCGCCCAACACGTCAAAGACGAAGGCCAAACCGCCGCCCAGGACGTCAAAGCAACAGCCACCGACGCCAAAGACCGCGTCCAAAACACCTGA